The Pseudoalteromonas translucida KMM 520 genome segment TGGTGTCGCAGGTTACATTACTACCTGAAAAAAAACTCGGTATTGTTATTTTAAGTAACCAGCAAGCATTTGGTGCGCTAGCGGCAGTAACCCACGAAGTGCTTGAAGATGCGCTTGAGCTTGAAGATAAAGATTGGGTTGAAGACTTAGCAAAAAAGCATTTTGAAAGTAAAGAGAAAGCATACGCTAATGCAAAGCCTGCAGCGCCAGCTGATTATCAACCGCAACTACCTAATATTAATTACACAGGTACGCTACACGATAATTGGTACGGCGATGTAATTATTGAGCAGCTTGATGGAAAATTACATATTGATTTTACGCATACCAAGGGCTTAAAAGGCTCACTTGAGCATTACACAGGCAATACTTTTATTGTTAAGTGGGATGAAAAACTACTTGAGGCTGATGCGTTTATTAACTTTAATATGAATACCGAAAACAGAGTGAGCAGCGCTAAAATGCGTGCAGTATCAACGCAAATAACCGACTTTAGTTTTGACTTTAGAAATTTAAAATTAACAGCAAAATAACTGTTTTTGCTATCCCTAATTTGCTATATCTAGTGTAAAGGGTATACACCAAAGTCGCAAAGCCACCTATGGGTGGCTTTGTTATATTATGTTTAATGATACAGTTAGGAGCTTTTATGCGTACCGCAATTATTTCTCATCCTCATTGTCGTAAACATAAAATGATTGATGACCACCCAGAGTGCCCAGAGCGCTTAGATGCCATTAACGATCGCTTACTAGCAAGTGGGTTAGATATTGCTATTGAGCAAAAACAAGCGCCCAAAGCGCAACGAGAGCATTACTTACTTGCGCATGACGAATCATTAGTTAGCTTTGTTGAAAGTAAAATACCTACCCAAGGGCTTGTCGATTTAGACGGTGATACTTGGTTATGTCCCGATTCATTAAAAGCAATTGAGCGTGCAGTAGGAGCAGGTATTTTAGCGGTAGATGAAATACTAGAGGGCAACCTTGATGCTGCATTTTGCTCAGTGCGCCCGCCAGGGCATCATGCAAATCGCACTACCTCAGCCGGTTTTTGTGTATTTAACAACCTTGCTATTGCGGTTAAGTATGCACAAAGCAAAGGGGTTAAGCGCATTGCTATTGTTGATTTTGACGTACATCATGGCAATGGCACTCAAGATATATTTATAGATGATAAAAACGTCTTGTTTTGCTCTTTATTTCAGCATCCATTTTACCCCAATACAGTGGTTGAAAATAACACCACGTTAGTTAATTCACCTTTGCCAATTGCCAGCGACGGTAACGATTTAAAAGCGGTATTTGAGCAGCAGTGGCTGCCTAAACTAAATGCTTTTAAGCCTGATATGTTATTTATTAGCGCAGGATTTGATGCCCACCTTGAAGATGATATGGCCAGTTTAAAGTTTGTAGAAGAAGATTACCGCTGGCTAACCGAGCAATTAGCCCGCTTTAGCGAGCAGCATAATTGCCGCGGTATAGTGTCGTATTTAGAAGGGGGGTATGCGCTTTCTGCATTGGGTCGCAGTGCAATTGCACATGTTAAAGCGTTAGTCGATTATGAGTAACGCAAATGCTTGCTCAGGTGTTAGCTGCTTAATTTTACTTAGGCAACACTGACCTTCTTTTAGCAAATAATCCTTCACTAAATTCGCTAATTCAATGGCACTAATAGCTGTTTTTGGCTCGCCACTTAATGTTGTATAACTATACTTACTATCTAAAATAATAACTCTGCTTTTATGCAGCTCATCCATCGCATATATAAAATCATCTACTTCATCAGGCTGCTCAGCTAACTCAATTTCATTGTTATAAATAATAATTTTTGGATACGACATGCTTATTTATTGTCCTACATCAAGGGGAGATATTTGCTTTAAAAACCCTGTGAGCAATATGTTTTTTAGTTACAGCTGTTAGTTAAAACAGCTGCTGTATGATGTTTTTATCAAAAACTAGCCTACAGTTACTTCGTAAGAGGTGAATTTTCGAATGTTAATAACGCCTTTTTCAAAAATTAAATACTGACCTTTAATACCTTGTAAAACACCACTTACTACTGGGTCTTTATCAAAGTTAAACGAGCTGATTTTGGTTGGGTATTCGCTTACCGGAAAGTTTAAATCAACTACGTCTTCATCTAGCTGTTCAATAGCTGTTGCGCCAAATAGCTCGCTTAGCTCATTTAGCTTTGCGCTAATTTGTGGAATAAGCTCAGCGGCTGCAGCCTTTAAATCTAGCGCTTCGTTTTGGCCTTTTAGCATATTGCGCCAATTAGTTTTATCAGCAATAAATTCAGCCAATGCCACTTCTACTAAGCCCGATTGCAATCGTGTTTGCACTTTAAAAATAGGCAGTGCTTGGGTAGCGCCTTGATCAACCCAACGTGTTGGTATTTGCGTGTGGCGAGTAATACCCACTTTTAGTCCTGAGGTATTAGCGAGGTAGACGTAATGCGGAATCATGCAATTTTCTTCTCCCCATTCTGGCTCGCGGCAAGTACCTTGATCGTAATGGCAGGTTTCTGGCTTCATAATACACATATCGCAACTAGCAAGTTTGCGCATGCATACAAAGCAATGGCCTTGAGAATAGCTTTTTTTGGTTTTTTTACCGCAGCTAGAGCATAAAATTGTGCCGCTAAAAGTAAGCGTTAGCTCTTTGCCTATAAATGCATTTAAGTCGACTAAGTGTTCACCCACAGGTAAGTGATATTGTACCGGCTCGGTTAAGCTCGATTTTAATTTACGCAATGTGCCTTGCATCTTTACTTGGCCCCTAAAGATGTTAAAAAGGGGAGTCTAAC includes the following:
- a CDS encoding DUF4144 family protein; protein product: MSYPKIIIYNNEIELAEQPDEVDDFIYAMDELHKSRVIILDSKYSYTTLSGEPKTAISAIELANLVKDYLLKEGQCCLSKIKQLTPEQAFALLIID
- a CDS encoding DUF2797 domain-containing protein; the protein is MQGTLRKLKSSLTEPVQYHLPVGEHLVDLNAFIGKELTLTFSGTILCSSCGKKTKKSYSQGHCFVCMRKLASCDMCIMKPETCHYDQGTCREPEWGEENCMIPHYVYLANTSGLKVGITRHTQIPTRWVDQGATQALPIFKVQTRLQSGLVEVALAEFIADKTNWRNMLKGQNEALDLKAAAAELIPQISAKLNELSELFGATAIEQLDEDVVDLNFPVSEYPTKISSFNFDKDPVVSGVLQGIKGQYLIFEKGVINIRKFTSYEVTVG
- a CDS encoding histone deacetylase family protein, whose translation is MRTAIISHPHCRKHKMIDDHPECPERLDAINDRLLASGLDIAIEQKQAPKAQREHYLLAHDESLVSFVESKIPTQGLVDLDGDTWLCPDSLKAIERAVGAGILAVDEILEGNLDAAFCSVRPPGHHANRTTSAGFCVFNNLAIAVKYAQSKGVKRIAIVDFDVHHGNGTQDIFIDDKNVLFCSLFQHPFYPNTVVENNTTLVNSPLPIASDGNDLKAVFEQQWLPKLNAFKPDMLFISAGFDAHLEDDMASLKFVEEDYRWLTEQLARFSEQHNCRGIVSYLEGGYALSALGRSAIAHVKALVDYE